The following coding sequences lie in one Cercospora beticola chromosome 9, complete sequence genomic window:
- a CDS encoding uncharacterized protein (antiSMASH:Cluster_1), producing the protein MSNFEFEPDTDGEIHRPAYPARSEPYPYISYNIPFHKTISKHLSSSSPSSPFTGKSRVYIIASASLSKNTSHIRTLLDELGDRVVGVRYGMRPHTLWSEILEVTNDAREKKTDVLVTVGAGSLTDGAKIIALALANNASTFSDLENLHSGKDWSKKRPDLNEPTVPIISVPTSLSGGEYSFLGGGTHDTSQTKFGFGHPTKGPALVILDAKLTTTTPEHIWLQSGVRAVDHCVEGLCSLSEKVSTESDESATRGLKLLVKGLLKCKADPQDLVARHECQMGVIDAMGVVFQFGVPMGASHGIGHQLGPMGVGHGETSCVLLPAVCRFNSPVNGERQEKVKEIFWQDEEARKLFEEKALKEEEADLGTLLGCFISALGMPRSLKDVGVEGEEKLEMLATNALTDHWCETNPRPLKTEEDVRAILEMVKS; encoded by the exons ATGTCCAACTTCGAATTCGAACCCGACACTGACGGCGAAATCCATCGTCCCGCCTACCCTGCTCGAAGCGAACCATATCCATACATATCCTACAACATCCCCTTCCACAAAACTATATCCAAGCAcctttcttcctcctccccatCTTCGCCTTTCACAGGCAAGTCAAGAGTATACATCATCGCTTCCGCAAGCTTATCCAAGAACACATCTCACATCCGAACTTTACTCGACGAGCTTGGCGATAGGGTCGTAGGAGTACGATATGGAATGCGACCACATACATTATGGTCTGAGATCTTGGAAGTTACGAATGATGCCCGAGAAAAGAAAACCGATGTCCTGGTGACCGTCGGAGCGGGGAGTTTGACCGATGGGGCGAAGATCATTGCTTTG GCCCTCGCAAACAACGCCTCCACATTCTCCGATCTCGAAAACCTCCATTCCGGCAAAGAttggtcgaagaagagaccAGATTTGAACGAACCTACTGTACCAATAATCTCCGTCCCAACTTCCCTCTCCGGCGGAGAATACTCTTTCCTCGGCGGCGGAACCCACGATACTTCGCAAACGAAATTTGGTTTCGGCCACCCAACCAAAGGTCCCGCATTAGTGATTCTCGACGCAAAACTAACAACCACGACCCCCGAACACATTTGGCTTCAATCCGGCGTTCGAGCAGTAGATCATTGTGTTGAAGGACTCTGTTCCCTCAGCGAAAAGGTTTCAACAGAAAGTGATGAATCCGCTACGAGGGGTTTGAAATTACTAGTGAAAGGCTTGTTGAAATGCAAGGCGGACCCACAAGACCTTGTAGCTAGACACGAGTGTCAAATGGGTGTGATCGACGCCATGGGAGTCGTGTTCCAATTCGGTGTTCCGATGGGTGCGTCACATGGAATTGGACATCAATTAGGTCCAATGGGAGTGGGGCATGGGGAGACGAGTTGTGTTTTGTTGCCTGCTGTGTGTCGATTCAATTCTCCAGTCAACGGAGAACGGCAAGAGAAGGTTAAGGAGATATTCTGGCAAGACGAAGAGGCGAGGAAGTTGTTTGAAGAGAAAGCTttgaaggaggaagaagcggATTTGGGAACTCTGCTGGGCTGTTTCATTTCAGCATTGGGCATGCCGAGGAGTTTGAAAGATGTTGGCGTGGAAGGGGAGGAGAAATTGGAGATGTTGGCTACTAATGCTCTGACGGATCATTGGTGTGAGACGAATCCGAGGCCGTTGAAGACGGAGGAGGATGTTAGGGCGATTTTGGAGATGGTGAAGAGCTAA
- a CDS encoding uncharacterized protein (antiSMASH:Cluster_1~CAZy:GH36) gives MRSALGFAFSALSGVALAQTGLKAEGTNFTLTGDGMSYLFHVDPKSGEVVGDHFGGTVTEFVPPAPISTQGWHDGLALVKREFPDVGRSDVRLPAIHIRHADGNTVTAFAYQSHEVIEGKPALPGLPATFGNASDVSTVKVTLYDNYSDVTAVLSYSVFPRYNAIARSFQIHNNGTEDIVIERAASFSVDLPNLDLNMVELQGDWSHEMNKVIRKVQYGETGFRSTEGYSSHLHNPFFALIDPTTTESTGEAWGFNLVYTGSFAATAERFSHGYVRVLLGLNELHSTLSVAPGETFTSPEAVAVYSSEGLGGMSRSFHSLYRNHLSRSHFTHETRPILLNSWEGLGFGYNDTSMVRLAGEAEALGVKLFVNDDGWFGTDFPRNNDTLGLGDWTPNPAKFPNGLGPYVAAVNNITTEGADASPMKFGLWVEPEMINPNSTLYREHPEWVMKSGQHKQTLTRSQLVLNVALPEVQEFIINFVSELIDNANVEYIKWDNNRAIHEMPSPSTDHKYILGLYHIIDTLTTKYPQVLWEGCASGGGRFDAGLLHYWPQSWTSDNTDGSDRLTIQMGTSLAYPPSAMGCHVSKVPNGLNGRNISIEYRAHVALMCGSFGFELNPHELTPEETSAIPEIMEIANRIGPIVISGDFYRLRLPEESNWPAVQFVSANESTAVVFAFQQTNAIKPAPPPLRLQGLDPQARYWNDYDNSTYSGQTYMNGGLNLDFPQRDYQSMLVWLYRQ, from the exons ATGCGTTCTGCTCTGGGTTTCGCCTTTTCCGCCCTCAGTGGCGTGGCATTGGCACAGACAG GTCTCAAGGCCGAGGGAACAAACTTCACCTTGACTGGTGATGGCATGTCCTATCTCTTCCACGTTGACCCCAAGTCGGGCGAAGTGGTTGGCGATCACTTCGGAGGCACTGTCACCGAATTCGTACCTCCGGCGCCCATCAGCACTCAAGGCTGGCACGATGGACTCGCTCTCGTAAAGAGAGAATTCCCAGATGTTGGACGCAGCGATGTCCGACTTCCAGCCATCCATATCCGCCACGCCGATGGCAACACTGTCACAGCATTCGCATATCAGTCTCACGAGGTCATCGAAGGCAAGCCGGCACTTCCGGGACTCCCTGCCACATTCGGAAATGCCAGCGACGTCTCGACTGTCAAGGTGACTCTCTACGATAACTACTCCGACGTCACCGCCGTGCTCTCGTACTCCGTCTTCCCTCGCTACAATGCCATCGCACGAAGCTTCCAGATTCACAACAATGGCACCGAGGACATTGTCATTGAGCGTGCAGCATCCTTCAGCGTTGATCTGCCGAATCTTGATCTAAACATGGTCGAGCTGCAGGGTGACTGGTCGCACGAGATGAACAAGGTCATTCGCAAAGTGCAGTATGGCGAGACCGGCTTCCGCAGCACCGAGGGCTACTCGTCCCACCTTCACAACCCCTTCTTCGCACTCATCGACCCAACTACCACGGAATCGACCGGTGAGGCATGGGGCTTCAACTTGGTCTACACCGGTAGTTTCGCCGCCACCGCTGAGCGATTCTCTCACGGCTACGTGCGTGTCCTGCTCGGACTCAACGAGCTTCACAGCACTTTGTCCGTGGCCCCAGGCGAGACCTTCACCTCTCCAGAAGCCGTAGCTGTCTACTCTTCCGAAGGACTGGGAGGCATGAGCAGGAGCTTCCACAGCCTCTATCGCAACCACCTATCGAGATCACACTTCACTCACGAGACACGTCCTATCCTCCTCAACTCGTGGGAGGGCTTGGGCTTCGGCTACAACGACACCTCCATGGTAAGGCTGGCTGGAGAGGCAGAGGCTCTCGGTGTCAAGCTCTTCGTCAACGACGATGGATGGTTCGGCACGGACTTTCCTCGTAACAACGATACTCTTGGTCTCGGAGACTGGACCCCCAACCCAGCCAAGTTCCCCAACGGTCTCGGTCCTTATGTCGCCGCAGtgaacaacatcaccactgAGGGAGCTGATGCTTCTCCGATGAAGTTTGGTCTCTGGGTCGAGCCGGAGATGATCAACCCCAACTCTACCTTGTACCGCGAGCACCCAGAATGGGTTATGAAGTCTGGACAACACAAGCAGACCTTGACCAGAAGTCAGCTGGTGTTGAACGTCGCCCTTCCCGAAGTGCAAGAATTCATCATCAACTTCGTGTCTGAACTGATCGACAACGCAAACGTCGAATACATCAAGTGGGACAACAACCGTGCTATCCACGAGATGCCAAGCCCATCGACCGACCACAAGTACATTCTCGGCCTCTACCACATCATCGACACCCTCACCACCAAGTATCCACAAGTTCTTTGGGAAGGCTGCGCTTCCGGTGGTGGTCGTTTTGATGCCGGTCTGCTTCACTACTGGCCTCAATCCTGGACTTCGGACAACACCGACGGCTCTGACCGCCTGACGATCCAGATGGGCACTTCTCTCGCCTACCCTCCATCCGCCATGGGTTGCCACGTGTCCAAGGTGCCAAACGGATTGAACGGCCGCAACATCTCAATCGAGTATCGTGCTCACGTCGCCCTCATGTGCGGCTCCTTCGGTTTCGAACTCAACCCACACGAGCTCACTCCTGAGGAGACTTCCGCCATTCCAGAGATCATGGAGATTGCCAACCGTATTGGCCCGATCGTCATCTCTGGCGACTTCTACCGCCTTCGCCTTCCAGAAGAGAGCAATTGGCCAGCAGTACAATTTGTTTCCGCAAACGAGTCCACTGCTGTCGTCTTTGCTTTCCAGCAAACCAACGCCATCAAGcctgctcctccgccgctcAGACTGCAAGGTCTCGACCCACAAGCGAGGTACTGGAACGATTATGACAACTCAACGTACTCCGGTCAGACGTATATGAATGGAGGGTTGAATTTGGACTTCCCTCAAAGGGATTACCAGAGTATGTTGGTCTGGTTGTACAGGCAGTAA
- a CDS encoding uncharacterized protein (antiSMASH:Cluster_1) → MASNNFARGPQNGFNGDNNDRGRQFSAYMSSVYEGAIAATRSVDVVTQTTTLDDSLSTTDPDDIDSDQGTLTNALFFPTASSTSAGTTLVTQTSSQGNSNLQSSSPSTEQSQVQNTSQSDDDGGGLSGGKLAAAIAVPIIVVTLSALAAFLLFRRRRKSRQEQPNTPEVSSTHSRGGAAGFFGWREKWGSLRSSASSHKDPTPEVTSVNNQPAFVPATTISHEEQPPPYPLETAPRPTTEPQTRQLQLATDVPRAAPESTSPVSPLSPSEFLSPNPSFMRTARRGSTAASINSDAYSDTASIHSARAARMSVGGPTMIAPLRNASPNSTRHDRGPGSVGSSGTGDPFGDARRANTPSLEGLRIAISGAGSPKKEDQG, encoded by the coding sequence ATGGCCAGCAACAACTTTGCCCGCGGCCCGCAAAACGGCTTCAACGGCGACAACAACGACCGCGGCCGCCAGTTTAGCGCCTACATGAGCAGCGTCTACGAAGGTGCCATCGCCGCGACCCGCTCCGTCGATGTCGTGACCCAGACCACCACGCTGGACGACTCGCTGTCCACCACCGATCCCGACGACATCGACTCCGACCAAGGCACATTGACCAACGCTCTTTTCTTCCCGACCGCATCCTCGACCAGTGCCGGCACGACGTTGGTGACACAGACCTCGAGTCAGGGGAACAGCAATTTGCAATCCTCTTCGCCCTCCACAGAACAGTCACAAGTACAAAACACTTCACAATccgacgatgatggaggAGGACTCTCGGGAGGaaagcttgctgctgcaattgccgtccccatcatcgtcgtcacaCTCTCTGCGCTGGCCGCAttcctgctcttccgccGGAGGCGCAAGTCTCGCCAAGAGCAGCCCAACACCCCGGAAGTCAGCAGCACACATAGCAGAGGAGGCGCAGCAGGCTTCTTTGGCTGGAGAGAGAAATGGGGCAGTCTGAGGAGCAGTGCTTCATCACACAAGGATCCCACTCCGGAAGTGACCTCTGTCAACAATCAACCTGCCTTCGTGCCGGCCACGACCATATCGCACGAGGAGCAGCCTCCGCCCTATCCGCTTGAAACTGCTCCTCGCCCAACCACTGAGCCCCAGACGAGGCAGCTTCAGCTCGCAACAGATGTACCTCGCGCTGCACCAGAGTCCACATCGCCAGTCTCACCACTGTCGCCCTCGGAGTTCCTGTCGCCCAACCCGTCCTTTATGCGCACTGCTCGACGTGGGTCCACAGCCGCGAGCATCAATTCGGACGCATATTCGGACACTGCTTCGATTCATTCTGCTCGTGCAGCTAGGATGTCAGTCGGAGGCCCGACCATGATTGCGCCTTTGCGTAATGCTTCCCCCAACTCAACCCGACACGACCGAGGGCCTGGAAGTGTCGGTAGTTCTGGGACAGGAGATCCATTTGGTGATGCAAGGAGGGCGAATACTCCATCGCTCGAGGGGTTGAGGATTGCCATCAGTGGTGCCGGCAGTCCCAAGAAGGAGGACCAAGGTTGA
- a CDS encoding uncharacterized protein (antiSMASH:Cluster_1) has translation MEPTTRTLSALGPLQFPKQQQPLSINDLMLLPQFDAREKFFASDPIVTLRGQYSSGSRAHLAPAE, from the coding sequence ATGGAGCCCACCACACGAACTCTGTCGGCCCTTGGACCTCTTCAATTTCccaaacagcagcaaccgTTGTCGATCAATGACCTCATGCTCCTGCCGCAGTTTGATGCACGGGAAAAGTTCTTCGCCTCGGATCCGATCGTTACTCTTCGTGGACAATACAGCTCTGGTAGCAGGGCTCATCTTGCGCCTGCAGAGTAA
- a CDS encoding uncharacterized protein (antiSMASH:Cluster_1), which yields MSVPSIFTACLLASNVFAAPIPQLAGEGAACDSVFSSTDNGVGYGTENALNNLASMISGAKAGHRHRRQLAGEGAACNSVLSSTDNGVGYGVENLLDGIAGDDTPASGGSDGGNPAPPPPPPPGPPHRRQLDKIAKGVQTLSSALGMGQATESTTDALVDLDGEATGAAANLGAELGGSEEQTLEEVGFHVGESGWECS from the exons ATGTCCGTGCCGAGCATCTTCACGGCCTGCCTTCTCGCGAGCAACGTTTTTGCGGCGCCGATCCCGCAACTTGCTGGTGAAGGCGCAGCTTGCGATTCGGTCTTTTCTTCTACGGACAATGGAGTTGGATAT GGTACTGAGAACGCACTCAACAACCTCGCCAGCATGATCTCAGGCGCCAAAGCCggccatcgccatcgacgcCAACTCGCTGGCGAAGGTGCTGCGTGCAACTCTGTGCTCTCAAGCACCGATAATGGGGTTGGCTATGGCGTCGAGAACCTACTAGACGGTATTGCTGGCGACGATACTCCTGCTTCTGGCGGGAGTGATGGTGGCAATCCTGCTCCTCccccacctcctccacccgGACCACCTCATCGACGACAACTTGATAAGATCGCCAAAGGTGTTCAAACGCTTTCTAGTGCGCTGGGAATGGGTCAAGCGACGGAAAGTACGACCGATGCCCTTGTTGATCTCGACGGCGAAGCGAcgggtgctgctgccaatcTCGGAGCTGAACTCGGTGGAAGTGAAGAGCAGACTTTGGAAGAAGTTGGTTTCCACGTTGGGGAAAGCGGGTGGGAGTGTTCTTAG
- a CDS encoding uncharacterized protein (antiSMASH:Cluster_1) produces the protein MWFVLESVHRYAHLANLVRNSAPGVDQTERAPQRWSIHVPELKHELQMSLSPGWEEKYTLTEAFVNKKWRFGAFEKLLRRTNVPTKLSCDDEGSCDQVGGVPSQLIPAIAKETKPLAPIERLPVELLNIVLDDPDLDKKDRIALGCCSITSWIFVKAHILADCKRNRISWAGKSLICTGTWLSDLPTSIVELFPDYVEEQKDWNARTHGHHVGARYGPCPARMWNYRQSDESVEVEPESVEEEWMSALESWTSRFGEDVPWKVLEADLKRALRADSGLWNAGPKSFVLRNLTAGEKVLLDVAHPNGSTTCAKAVVKGYPDVSLDAALLTRICWGRGILRERKHAKGHWAGHRFEILPADVSEGETNFVDVTDDFVKHSDDALCRGRDSTAMRLKG, from the coding sequence ATGTGGTTTGTTCTAGAATCGGTTCACAGATACGCTCATCTAGCTAACCTTGTTCGAAACAGTGCCCCTGGTGTCGACCAAACAGAGCGCGCTCCACAGCGTTGGAGCATCCATGTTCCCGAGTTGAAACATGAACTCCAAATGTCTCTCTCGCCGGGCTGGGAAGAGAAATACACGCTCACCGAAGCCTTTGTCAACAAGAAGTGGCGCTTTGGCGCATTCGAGAAGTTGCTGCGCAGGACGAACGTGCCGACCAAGCTCTCGTGCGATGACGAGGGGAGCTGCGACCAAGTAGGAGGCGTGCCATCTCAGCTCATTCCTGCTATCGCCAAGGAGACCAAACCACTCGCTCCCATCGAGCGCCTGCCTGTCGAGCTTCTCAATATCGTCCTCGATGATCCCGACCTCGACAAGAAGGACAGAATTGCACTTGGCTGCTGCTCCATCACGAGCTGGATTTTCGTCAAAGCGCACATCCTTGCCGACTGCAAGCGTAATCGCATCTCCTGGGCCGGCAAATCCCTCATCTGTACTGGAACCTGGCTGTCCGACTTGCCCACTTCTATCGTGGAGCTCTTTCCTGACTAcgtggaagagcagaaggaCTGGAATGCTCGTACGCATGGACACCACGTTGGAGCGAGGTATGGGCCTTGTCCGGCGAGGATGTGGAACTATCGCCAATCGGATGAAAGCGTGGAAGTGGAGCCAGAAAGTGTCGAGGAGGAGTGGATGAGCGCACTTGAGAGTTGGACTTCGCGATTTGGAGAGGACGTGCCATGGAAAGTGTTGGAAGCGGACCTCAAGCGCGCTCTACGAGCCGACAGTGGACTATGGAACGCAGGTCCCAAATCCTTCGTTCTTAGAAACCTCACAGCAGGAGAGAAGGTTCTGCTGGACGTCGCTCACCCAAATGGTAGCACAACTTGTGCGAAGGCCGTTGTCAAGGGATATCCAGATGTCAGTCTCGATGCCGCACTACTGACCAGGATCTGCTGGGGCAGGGGCATCCTTCGGGAACGCAAGCATGCGAAGGGACACTGGGCTGGTCATCGCTTCGAGATTCTGCCTGCGGATGTGTCAGAGGGCGAAACGAACTTCGTCGATGTCACGGACGACTTCGTGAAGCACTCTGATGATGCTCTCTGCAGAGGACGAGACTCAACGGCAATGAGGCTCAAGGGTTGA